One genomic region from Salinicola endophyticus encodes:
- the cysN gene encoding sulfate adenylyltransferase subunit CysN: MITDNIEAYLRVHEHKGLLRFITCGSVDDGKSTLIGRLLHDARMIFEDQLAAVARDSKRCGTTGERMDLALLVDGLQAEREQGITIDVAYRFFSTDKRKFIIADTPGHEQYTRNMVTGASTADLAVILIDARLGVQAQTRRHSYLCDLLGIRHLVVAVNKMDLVGYSRERFEEIVAAYRHFATRLTATDIRFVPLSALEGDNVVDPSERMPWYQLGGQRGPALLSLLEQIDVASPAPFEALRFPVQYVNRPNPHFRGYCGTLAAGSLRPGDAVRVLPSRRCARVARLVTNDGDLEIAYPGQSITVTLDTEIDISRGDMLVAEASELTPCSAFSADLVWLHETPLALGHEYELKAATRSVCARVVRLVHQVDVDTLAHTPTQRLALNGIARCQIEVDQPLVLDSYRRSPGTGAFVLIDRFNHLTVAAGMVVDTLSAANLVWHDMAVTQRRRAERHRQKPCVVWFTGLSGAGKSSVADALERQLFGMGHSTYLLDGDNLRHGLCSDLGFGDRERQENMRRVGEVARLMVDAGMIVLVALISPFRQERQRVRERMAPGEFIEVFVNTPLAVCERRDPKGLYRRARAGEIAQFTGISSPYEAPQHPEIEIDTSHDDLALTVAGLIAALRRVGVI; encoded by the coding sequence ATGATCACCGACAACATCGAAGCCTACCTGAGGGTGCACGAGCACAAGGGGCTTCTGCGCTTCATCACCTGCGGCAGCGTCGACGATGGCAAGTCGACCCTGATCGGGCGGCTGCTGCACGACGCCAGGATGATCTTCGAGGATCAGCTGGCGGCGGTGGCGCGTGACTCCAAGCGCTGTGGCACCACTGGTGAGCGCATGGATCTGGCGCTGCTGGTCGATGGCCTGCAGGCCGAGCGTGAGCAGGGCATCACCATCGATGTCGCCTACCGTTTCTTCTCCACCGACAAGCGCAAGTTCATCATCGCCGACACCCCGGGACACGAGCAGTACACCCGCAACATGGTCACCGGGGCCTCTACCGCCGACCTCGCGGTGATCCTGATCGATGCCCGTCTCGGGGTTCAGGCGCAGACCCGGCGGCACAGCTATCTGTGCGACCTGCTGGGCATTCGCCATCTGGTGGTGGCGGTCAACAAGATGGATCTGGTCGGCTATTCGCGCGAGCGCTTCGAGGAGATCGTCGCGGCGTACCGCCACTTCGCCACGCGGCTGACGGCTACAGACATCCGCTTCGTGCCGCTGTCCGCGCTGGAGGGTGACAACGTCGTCGACCCCAGCGAACGCATGCCGTGGTATCAGCTCGGTGGCCAGCGAGGGCCGGCGTTGCTGTCGCTACTCGAGCAGATCGATGTCGCCTCCCCGGCGCCGTTCGAGGCGCTGCGCTTTCCGGTGCAGTACGTCAACCGCCCCAACCCCCACTTCCGTGGCTACTGCGGCACCCTGGCCGCCGGCAGCCTGCGCCCAGGGGACGCAGTGCGGGTACTGCCGTCGCGGCGCTGCGCCAGGGTGGCGCGTCTGGTCACCAACGACGGCGACCTCGAGATCGCCTATCCGGGGCAGTCGATCACCGTGACCCTCGACACCGAAATCGACATCTCTCGCGGCGACATGCTGGTGGCGGAGGCGTCGGAGCTGACCCCGTGCAGCGCCTTCAGCGCGGATCTGGTGTGGCTGCACGAAACGCCGTTGGCACTGGGCCACGAGTACGAACTCAAGGCGGCGACCCGCAGCGTCTGCGCGCGGGTGGTGCGGCTGGTGCATCAGGTCGATGTCGACACCCTGGCGCATACGCCTACGCAGCGGCTCGCGCTCAACGGGATCGCGCGCTGCCAGATCGAAGTGGACCAGCCGCTGGTGCTGGATAGCTATCGGCGCTCTCCGGGTACCGGCGCCTTCGTGCTGATCGATCGCTTCAATCATCTGACGGTTGCCGCCGGCATGGTCGTCGACACCCTGAGCGCGGCCAACCTGGTGTGGCACGACATGGCGGTGACCCAGCGTCGGCGCGCCGAGCGTCACCGCCAGAAGCCCTGCGTGGTGTGGTTCACCGGGCTTTCAGGGGCCGGCAAGTCGAGCGTCGCCGATGCGCTCGAGCGCCAGCTCTTCGGTATGGGCCACAGCACCTATCTGCTCGATGGCGACAACCTGCGCCACGGGCTATGCAGCGATCTGGGCTTCGGCGACCGCGAGCGCCAGGAAAACATGCGCCGGGTCGGCGAGGTGGCTCGTCTGATGGTCGACGCCGGCATGATCGTGCTGGTCGCACTCATCTCTCCCTTCCGTCAGGAGCGCCAGCGGGTGCGCGAGCGCATGGCGCCGGGCGAGTTCATCGAAGTGTTCGTCAATACCCCGCTTGCGGTGTGCGAGCGACGTGACCCCAAGGGGCTCTACCGTCGCGCCCGGGCGGGGGAGATCGCCCAGTTCACCGGTATCAGCTCGCCCTACGAAGCGCCCCAGCACCCCGAGATCGAGATCGATACCTCGCACGACGACCTGGCGTTGACGGTCGCCGGGCTGATCGCCGCGCTGCGACGAGTGGGTGTCATTTGA
- a CDS encoding DVU3141 family protein, with protein sequence MQHTQHVRRPQALARSQTRARRDKPVWLAATLVLAAGLSGCAAPGGQPGAADTLSMADATPAGPALSAFLERAPDGAVTTLAASPWGGNVTVYARERYFAASGHECLRLDVSRGAVPAALGSGEVACRVAARGWYTQRLVTEVVR encoded by the coding sequence ATGCAGCACACACAACACGTACGCAGACCCCAGGCGCTAGCCCGCAGCCAGACGCGGGCCCGCAGAGACAAGCCGGTGTGGCTGGCAGCCACTCTGGTGCTGGCCGCCGGTCTGAGCGGCTGTGCCGCGCCGGGCGGCCAGCCCGGCGCCGCCGACACCCTGTCCATGGCGGATGCCACGCCGGCCGGCCCGGCCCTGAGCGCCTTTCTCGAGCGCGCGCCGGATGGCGCCGTGACCACGCTGGCGGCGTCGCCCTGGGGCGGCAATGTCACCGTCTACGCCCGCGAGCGCTACTTCGCCGCCAGCGGCCATGAGTGCCTGCGGCTCGACGTGAGCCGAGGGGCGGTACCGGCGGCACTGGGCAGCGGCGAGGTGGCGTGCCGTGTCGCCGCCCGTGGCTGGTACACCCAGCGGCTGGTGACCGAGGTGGTGCGCTAG
- the cysD gene encoding sulfate adenylyltransferase subunit CysD, which yields MSALATLGQTHLRQLEAESMHIIREVVAEFRHPVMLYSIGKDSSVMLHLARKAFYPGTPPFPLLHVNTTWKFKEMIAFRDRVLAQVGMPLIEHINEEGRATGINPFDHGSARYTDVMKTQALKQALDAHGFDAAFGGARRDEEASRAKERVYSFRDRYHRWDPRNQRPELWNLYNGRIGPGESIRVFPLSNWTELDIWQYIHLESIPIVPLYYAAPRPVVVRDGRLIMVDDERLPLAPGEMPEERWVRFRTLGCYPLTGAVSSRAATLPAIIQEMLLTRTSERFGRAIDHDQAGSMEKKKREGYF from the coding sequence ATGAGCGCACTTGCGACGCTGGGTCAGACCCATCTCAGACAGCTCGAGGCTGAGTCGATGCACATCATCCGCGAGGTGGTAGCCGAGTTTCGCCACCCGGTGATGCTCTACTCGATCGGCAAGGACTCCTCGGTGATGCTGCATCTGGCGCGCAAGGCGTTCTATCCGGGCACGCCGCCGTTTCCGCTCCTGCACGTCAATACCACCTGGAAGTTCAAGGAGATGATCGCCTTTCGCGACCGCGTCCTGGCCCAGGTCGGCATGCCGTTGATCGAGCACATCAATGAAGAGGGGCGCGCCACGGGCATCAACCCCTTCGATCATGGCAGCGCCAGATACACCGACGTCATGAAGACCCAGGCGCTCAAGCAGGCGCTGGATGCCCACGGCTTCGATGCCGCCTTCGGCGGCGCGCGGCGCGACGAGGAAGCCTCCCGCGCCAAGGAGCGGGTCTACTCCTTCCGTGACAGGTACCACCGCTGGGACCCCAGGAACCAGCGCCCGGAACTGTGGAATCTCTACAACGGCAGGATTGGCCCGGGTGAGTCGATCCGTGTCTTCCCGCTCTCGAACTGGACCGAGCTGGATATCTGGCAATACATCCACCTCGAGTCGATCCCCATCGTGCCGCTCTATTACGCCGCGCCGCGCCCGGTGGTGGTACGCGATGGCCGGCTGATCATGGTCGATGACGAGCGTCTGCCGCTGGCCCCGGGCGAGATGCCCGAGGAGCGCTGGGTGCGCTTCCGCACCCTCGGCTGTTACCCGCTCACCGGCGCGGTCTCGTCCCGCGCCGCGACGCTGCCCGCGATCATCCAGGAGATGCTGCTGACCCGCACCAGCGAACGCTTCGGGCGTGCCATCGACCACGACCAGGCGGGGTCGATGGAGAAGAAAAAACGCGAAGGGTACTTCTGA